One segment of Thioflexithrix psekupsensis DNA contains the following:
- a CDS encoding sigma 54-interacting transcriptional regulator — MGQKKPLCLLVDDQKDILTLFSLSLASIGIESHLAQSLSEAYIFLERNNYDLCISDLSIRMGGEGREGLDLVEYIKKHFPFMPIIVMTAYGEIPTAVRALQLGAYDFVCKEVMPQQLCDLAQSALKRNLNYQKKLTRLIGESPVIEKLRDDIQRVAHTQAAVFISGESGVGKEVVAQLIHSASNRSEAPFVPLNCGAISGELIESELFGHKKGAFTGAYENKKGLFKEADKGTLFLDEIGDLSYSAQIKLLRAIQERAIRPVGSNKEETVDVRILSASHRNLKALIENNSFRKDLFFRINVIEVRVPPLRERIGDVRLLIDHFLKRLRVKNDQPKLDISEAAIKVLEQYDFPGNVRELENLLEAASVLCRDECIRPDDLRLSPPQERPTPAPNPRLEKNPKKIAPQKINITTNKWNNNSFLEQILTVYASSHLTLPDMMESIYCVLIKMAMEYYANGQRKSADFLELTENSLRYRSKACEEKKLLVGNNVTIANQLRVLFGPFFSPETPTIPIDKIVDELEKRMIKSAIRNHKDDLTKISQQLGISVNSLRYRIERKYKL, encoded by the coding sequence ATGGGACAAAAAAAACCACTCTGTTTACTGGTAGATGATCAAAAAGATATTTTAACGTTATTCTCATTAAGCCTTGCCAGTATTGGGATTGAATCGCATTTGGCACAGTCTTTAAGTGAGGCTTATATTTTCTTAGAAAGAAATAATTATGATTTATGTATCTCTGATTTAAGCATTCGTATGGGAGGAGAGGGTAGAGAAGGTTTAGATTTAGTTGAATATATTAAGAAACATTTCCCTTTTATGCCCATTATTGTTATGACCGCCTATGGGGAAATTCCCACAGCCGTTCGCGCATTGCAATTAGGGGCTTATGATTTTGTTTGTAAAGAAGTTATGCCGCAGCAATTATGTGATTTAGCGCAATCGGCTCTTAAACGCAATTTAAATTACCAAAAGAAATTAACCCGTTTGATTGGAGAAAGTCCTGTGATTGAAAAATTGCGTGACGATATTCAACGTGTTGCCCATACCCAAGCGGCGGTATTTATTAGCGGTGAATCGGGCGTGGGTAAAGAAGTGGTGGCGCAATTAATTCATTCTGCCAGTAATCGCAGTGAAGCTCCTTTTGTGCCTCTTAATTGTGGTGCTATTTCAGGCGAGTTAATAGAAAGTGAATTGTTTGGCCATAAAAAAGGCGCATTCACAGGAGCTTATGAAAATAAGAAAGGTTTATTTAAAGAAGCGGATAAAGGTACTTTATTTTTAGACGAAATTGGAGATTTATCTTATTCGGCTCAAATTAAATTATTACGGGCAATTCAAGAGCGTGCCATTCGTCCCGTCGGATCGAATAAAGAAGAAACCGTTGATGTGAGAATTTTGAGTGCCAGCCATCGCAATTTGAAAGCATTAATAGAAAATAATAGCTTTAGAAAAGACCTTTTTTTTCGCATTAATGTCATTGAAGTGAGAGTTCCCCCGCTGCGAGAAAGAATAGGTGATGTACGCCTATTGATCGATCATTTCTTAAAACGTTTGAGAGTTAAAAATGATCAACCTAAACTTGACATTTCCGAAGCCGCTATAAAAGTCTTGGAACAATACGATTTTCCCGGTAATGTGCGCGAATTGGAAAATTTATTGGAAGCAGCAAGTGTTCTATGCCGTGATGAGTGCATTCGACCCGATGATTTGCGCCTTTCTCCCCCTCAAGAAAGACCCACTCCCGCCCCAAATCCGCGTTTGGAAAAAAATCCCAAAAAAATCGCTCCACAAAAGATAAATATCACGACCAATAAGTGGAATAATAATTCTTTTCTTGAACAAATCTTAACCGTATATGCAAGCAGCCATTTAACACTGCCAGATATGATGGAAAGCATCTATTGTGTTTTGATTAAAATGGCGATGGAATACTACGCAAATGGCCAACGCAAATCCGCTGATTTCTTGGAATTAACGGAAAATTCTTTGCGCTACCGCAGCAAAGCCTGCGAAGAAAAAAAATTGCTTGTAGGAAATAATGTCACCATCGCCAATCAATTGCGCGTGCTATTTGGGCCGTTTTTTTCTCCAGAAACCCCCACAATTCCCATCGATAAAATTGTGGACGAATTAGAAAAGCGAATGATTAAATCCGCTATTCGTAACCATAAGGATGATTTAACTAAAATCAGTCAACAATTAGGCATCAGTGTGAATTCACTGCGTTATCGTATTGAGCGCAAATATAAACTTTAA